From the genome of Salvia splendens isolate huo1 chromosome 7, SspV2, whole genome shotgun sequence:
GCGAAGCTATTGGGATATGACTTTGCTATCATCTATAAGGAGGGGAGGCTAAATATAGCCGCCGATGCCCTTTCACGGCATGATGAGGCCTCGATAGAACTATCGGCGATCTCTAGACCGATTTGGCCGGAATGGGCAGCCGTTCAGTCGGAGATACCAGCTGACCCGGCATTGGCCAAGATCAGGTCAGAATTGGAGGCAGGGCTTCCGGCGAAGTCCCACTACGAGCTGATCCACGGCGCCTTATTCTATAAAGGCCGACTAGTGATTCCGCCCCATTCCCCATGGATCCAGAAGTTGCTGGCCGAGTTCCACACCACGCCAAGTGGCGGCCACTCCGGTGCCTATCGGACCTATCGCCGCATAGCATCTAACGTCTATTGGCCGGGAATGATGAAGCACGTCACTAACTTCGTTGCAGCCTGCGCAACTTGTCAAAAGAATAAATCAGACACCAAATCCCCGACTGGTCTCCTGCAACCCCTTCCGATCCCGGACAGAATTTGGGAAGATATAAGCATGGACTTTATTTCAGGTCTACCCAGAGCAGACGGTATCGACTGCATCTTGGTCGTCGTTGACCGATTATCGAAGTATGCTCACTTCATCGGCCTGCGTCACTCGTTCTCGGCCTGACAGGTGGCGGACGCTTTCACCAGCGAGGTCATCCGGCTCCATGGCATCCCCCGATCAATCGTTTCTGATCGAGACCCCATCTTCCTAAGCTCGTTTTGGCGAGAGCTGTTTCGCGCCACCGGAACTAAACTAAAAATGAGCTCCGCATATCATCCGGAGACGGATGGACAGACAAAGGTGTTGAACAGATGCCTGCAAACATATCTGCGTTGTTTTTCGTCGGAGAGGCATAAGCACTAGTATAAATGGCTCGCGTGGGCGGAATATTGCTACAACACGAGCTCCCATTCGGCGGCGGGAACGACTCCTTTCGAGGCGGTTTACGGTCGCCCCCCACCGACGATCCATGCGTTCCTGCCGGGGGAGATTCAGGCCCAAGCCACCATCGACTGCCTGCGTGCGCGCGACGAAGCCTTGGAACTTCTAAAGCACCACCTTCGTCGGGCTCAGCACCGGATGACTGTATCGGCGAACAAACACCGCAGAGATGTGGAATACGTCGTAGGCGACCTGGTTTACTTAAGGTTCAGACCGCATAGGCAGGCCACTTTATTCTCCGCCCGAAATCGAAAGCTGGCCCCTCGCTACTTCGGCCCTTTCCGGATCGAGGCTCGGATCGGCAGCACAGCCTACCGCCTGCAGCTTCCGACGTCCTCTCGCATCCACCCGGTTTTCCATGTTTCCCTCCTCAAACGAGCCATCGGGGGGGAGGTGGCTGATCCGACGTTACCAGACGGGGTGGTCGAGCATGAACCCCCATTCCTTCCTGAGGCAGTGTTAGACCGTCGCTCCGTGGACCGTGAGGGGGACTCGGTAGACCAGGTTCTAATCAAGTGGGGTGACTTGGATGAAGAGGAAGCAACTTGGATGGATGTGGCGGATGTTCGAGGCCAATTTCCTTTCTTCAGCCTTGCGGACAAGGCTGTTTTGACCGGCGAGGCAGTTAATACGGGTAACAGCTGGAGAGTTTATAGGCGTGGAGATAGAAGGGTAGTTTGGCCGGCAGAGAGAAAGAAGGAAGCAGCTGGAGAAGTTTACGAGAGAGAAAGTTGTTCCTATTTTATTgcatttcaaattcaaataagCTAGCAGTTCCTACTTTTGTGTTGTAACCCTAGCGACTTAGGAAGCTATAAATAGATGTAaaccaagaagaagaaaatcaTCTTTTTGGACGATCAATTTGTGGACGACGTAGTCGTTAGGCCTCTTCGTGAGGAGTGTTACTTGTTCTTTTCCTTCAATAAACACTTCGAGTTTTCCTTTCCTAAAGCACTAGCCTTTACTCCTTAACATATGCTCTTCCAGATCCTGTCTGGAAAGGGGAAATATGTGGCTTCTATGAGATCTTCTGCTGAGTCTTGCAGCCTTGACTTCATAGATACTAATCTCCATGGGGTGTTCAAAGAATCTGAAGCTGCAATGCTTGCAAATCTTGCTGCCGTGTGCACCCATGAATCTCCAGAAGAGAGGCCGTCAATGGAAGCAGTTGTACGTGAACTCTACCACTACTAAATTAAGGTCACGATAGCCGAAGCCGTGGCATTTCTTAGCAATTGTAAATGTGTTAGGGTTAGTATGTGTAGTAGACTTGTACTAACCGCTTGAATCCTTTTACATGCATGTTGAATTTGTTATAGTCTAGTATAGCCTTTAGTTAATGCATATTGGGAGATTCTCTATCTCCACCTTCTTGAATTTATCAAGATTTGTAGTGTAATTGAGAAGGCTGTTTTTCCCTCATTGATTCATCAGTTTTGACTTCTCCTTCGATCAATTCTACTTTGTTTTTGCATATAAATACAGGATTTTGGATTGAACAAGATTAGCATATGATCACCTTTTTGTGGCTTTGCTTTGGTGAATAATCTgatcaagaaagaaaaaaaatctaaatctGTTTAAGATGCAATCATGACTAAATTTTTTGAGTTGGTTTGGCAAAATTGATACTTCTCTACCTCTACTGATTGTGATACTCTATATACAGTTGACAAAATTAATCCTAATCGAGAATATCTTTCAATGAAGCTAAAAATCTAAaccaaaggaaaaaaagaaagattgaTCAAGATTTCAGGCTCTGATGAATCTCCCCACAGAGGATCTGACTCGGAAGACATGTTCTTCACCGGTGCACTTATCCACCTTCACAATCCAGTTGCTCTTACTCCTCTTGGCAGCAGGCGGTGCCACTCTTGTAAGCAGCAGTCCCTCTCCGATGGGCAGCAGCTGCGTGCGCAGAGGGCTGTTCCTCCAGGTCTCCCTGCAGAAGGCGTTGTATCCGAGCACAATTGTGTTTCCATGAGCCCTGGCATTCTCTTGCACAGAGACCCCTATGATCTCCTCGTGGTTCTCAAGGTTGCAGTCAATGGCAATGAAGTCCGAGTCCTTGTAGCAGCCTGGGATGAGCACCTTGGCGTCCCCTATGACGAAGTCAATGTTGCCTGCATTGGGGCCGAGGGCGGCTGTGGAGGAGAGGATCTCGTCCTGGCCTTGGAGAATGCAGACGAGGCGCCCTCCGGTTTGCTGCGCTGCTGCTAGGAGGGCGAGGGCGGTGGAGTCTGCCGCTCCACTGCAGGCAACCACCATGAATTGAGCATTGTTCCCTGCTGCCATGGCTGAGATGAATTCTGCTCCATTTGGCTCTTTAGCATTCTTTCCCTGCAAATACATAAAAGAAGTACTAATAAGCAAAAGCTAATAATCATTCATTAGTTTCTTGATTTGGGATTTGAACATAGTATTAATGAACTCACCATTCTCATGGTTTTGAGATAGGCCTTGGTGCCATTTTCAGCAGACCAGTAAGCCATTTCTTGCAAATGTTGGGAAAATGGTGAATCCTAAGAGCAGTAGTGGATTGTGTTGGTGAGTGTGATTTTCCAAAACTCTTGTTGAGAAATATACTAtatatggagagagagagagagagagagagagagagagagagagagagagagagagagagagagagagagagagagagagagagagagagagagagagagagagagagagagagagagagagagagagagagagagagagatagagagagagagagagagagagagagagagagagagagagagagagagagagagagagagagagagagagagagagatagagctAGATCGGagtagagatagagagagagagagatgctcTCTAGATAGAGAGAGATTATCTTAGAGAGGCGCGCGCGCAGCTCTCGAGTCTCTCGCAGGCAGATATCCGAACTGTCGCGTCGCTCTGCCTAGAGAGCGCTCCGAgcgacgagagagagagagagagagagagagagagagaagcatGTGGGGACTGTGTGTATCCAACTGGCCATACTTGGacattatataaataataatgtaaaaaaCCAACTTGTTTCCAAGAAGATAAAATGTACTACTATTTCCATACAAATACTACAAGTTTAAGTTGATTAGACTACAAAGTAGGAGATGAAATATGATTTCCAAATACAAGTTGAATTAAGGCATTGGCTAACTATTTAAGCAGTTAACAAATGGTATGGAGGAGTGAGTTTCGTGGAAGTTAATTATCGTAATTAGTGGTGATGTTTGAGAGTCGTATACTATATAATTAATCTTATCTTAATCCAAACGCACGTTGAAAATTATGCATATTAGCTGTAATGTTGTAGGTGAGAGGGACAACTGAAACCTAGACAATAACGAAGTCAACTTAATTAACAGAGTATTTGCTGGAAAACTAAGTGCTAAACACTAGTAATAAAAAGGCTGTTTCCACATATAATTAAATGGTGGTgagtttgatttgaataatGTTTGTAAGTGTGAGAAGGGATGGCGGTTTCCACTGTCCCCGGACAGGAATACAGAGATGTAGATGAGATCAAGTTGTTTCCAACCTCAGACACAAGCACAAAGAGGCATGCCTCGTTGCTGTCTAAACATCTGTCGATCAAAGggtaaaaaaaaacaagatatCAAATCACAATGAGGGAATTAAGTGTGAGCTGTATCCAAAGGCAAAGGGGGAGCAGTTTGCTGAGAGATGCAGAGATTTGAAATGGCATGCATCTGCCCACGCCACTATTAATTGGACTTcatttcagtttttttcttgATTGCTTGCTTGTGGGCCAGCTTCGATGGAAATATGCATGAAGGTAGGTGATAAATCAGATCTAGTGTTTAAGCAAAAGAATCTTACAAAATATGGGCATTGCAATTTGCAAGTATCTACTCATCAAGAATTTGAAGATCATCATTTGCTTATAGCATCAGACACCGTGTGCTCAGTGGCTGCATTAAGCACTATAATGAGCTGCTATAAGCACGCGCCGATTACACGCTTATGAGTGCATAAGCACGCGGACGAGGCGAGGCCTACAATGGTTGCATCCCacaagtattttttattttgataatttgttCTAGTACTAATTTTCTAAGTTgattttttgttgtattttgtAGGTTTTTAATTGTGCAATTTTTCACTTTCTAAAATTTCTTATCCAAATCCAAAAGTGCAAACCCAATTTTTCATGGACTaaaaatgaagttgattttaatACAGTACTATCTTCTGactaagaaagaagaaagaattaAATAAGTAAAAGTGTTATCAATTAGTGTAATCATGGCAAAGTAAGAATAAATGTTACTACTATGTAATTATTATTGTAAAAAAGatacaattaaaatatattaaccTTTATAATTAAGTTTGTATTCTTCTGTAATTCTTTAGTTTTATCTCGAGAAAAATGTTTTACATGTCACGTTTTTTGACAGACCATAGTTTCATAATTTTGCGAAATTGGGTCTAttctaaaaataaattcaaattgaggtcataaaagataaagtttaggtTAATTGGTAATTACACTATGCCAGCTAAGTTGATAAAAGATTTGCTCGAAATTTTAATCCGTTCATTATTTATCTCTAAACAACAGCTCTCCATGGCAGACGGCCTCATCATGCGGACCCAACCAAACAACACCTCTCCATGGAGTAGTCTAATCAtaaattgagaaatatgattatAATTAGAATATCCTAATTATTAAGTAATATTTTAGAATTACAGATGTGTCCTctagaatattttattaaaatgttgGATTAGccatatttattatttactactccTATAATTGATTTGAAGAGTTATTTGGGAGGTACAAATATATGAATTTGAT
Proteins encoded in this window:
- the LOC121741258 gene encoding uncharacterized protein LOC121741258, whose amino-acid sequence is MAYWSAENGTKAYLKTMRMGKNAKEPNGAEFISAMAAGNNAQFMVVACSGAADSTALALLAAAQQTGGRLVCILQGQDEILSSTAALGPNAGNIDFVIGDAKVLIPGCYKDSDFIAIDCNLENHEEIIGVSVQENARAHGNTIVLGYNAFCRETWRNSPLRTQLLPIGEGLLLTRVAPPAAKRSKSNWIVKVDKCTGEEHVFRVRSSVGRFIRA